In Drosophila yakuba strain Tai18E2 chromosome X, Prin_Dyak_Tai18E2_2.1, whole genome shotgun sequence, a single genomic region encodes these proteins:
- the LOC6523879 gene encoding uncharacterized protein LOC6523879 isoform X1, which translates to MGLRGSESPIHGSSSAKSTVGCPARYSYVMYVCISSTNYLSNRASTVRNVGVRCFIANLYFNVFCPLLTKCKSNLIIRASSCSIPKFQRQYANELHGIPFLPGYKSPVAVSSSIQFTLDAPQVLTMLRSNLSLLIIGCCCLLFAVATRTPIPPRSCPENETYLTCGPDCQTECATLGKPCLIRHIRCPDACYCNEGFARNAGGTCIPIRQCSGGGYGN; encoded by the exons ATGGGACTACGTGGAAGTGAATCCCCCATTCATGGTTCATCTTCTGCGAAGTCGACTGTGGGATGCCCTGCACGCTATTCTTatgttatgtatgtatgtataagttcaacaaattatttgtCAAATCGAGCATCTACAGTCCGAAATGTAGGAGTACGATGCTTTATTgctaatttgtattttaatgtattttgtCCCCTGTTGACCAAGTGTAAAAGTAACCTAATTATCCGTGCCAGTAGCTGTTCGATCCCAAAGTTCCAGCGCCAATACGCCAATGAGCTGCACGGTATACCCTTCCTTCCTGGCTATAAAAGTCCGGTGGCAGTGAGCTCATCGATTCAGTTTACTTTGGATGCCCCGCAAGTCTTGACGATGCTTCGCTCAAACCTTTCACTGCTGATCATCGGCTGTTGCTGCCTGCTTTTCGCCGTCGCCACGCGGACGCCCATCC CGCCACGCAGTTGCCCGGAGAACGAGACCTATCTGACCTGTGGTCCCGACTGCCAAACGGAGTGTGCCACGCTGGGAAAGCCCTGCCTCATCAGGCACATCCGATGCCCCGATGCCTGCTACTGCAACGAGGGCTTCGCCAGGAACGCCGGTGGCACGTGCATTCCCATTCGGCAGTGCAGCGGTGGTGGCTATGGAAACTGA
- the LOC6523878 gene encoding protein suppressor of white apricot isoform X2: MMPYNVRNAGGGSVGGILRRTGQGSGAGSTMLSNGNSAGGQGAGAVGSSSVENHRQTPLELLVFGYACKIFRDDEKAREMDHGKQLIPWMGDVNLKIDRYDVRGALCELAPHEAPPGGYGNRLEYLSAEEQRAEQLCEEERYLFLYNNEEELRLRQEEDLKRLQQETSGGSYSQVGFQYDGQSAASSTSSTAPSQLSPNSEESELPFVLPYTLMMAPPLDMQLPETMKQHAIIEKTARFIATQGAQMEILIKAKQANNTQFDFLTQGGYLQPYYRHLLAAIKAAKFPPAPETPLEQQNADKEAHSADDGNEDVAGGRRNPNQVVITVPTIKYKPSANCAYTQLISKIKGVPLQAVLLEDESSNPGNSQHSGGTASPALSCRSEGHNSQGGEFTPVLLQYNGSTFTHEEESTNREQQDEADGGSGEPPQVELLKNSSALALAQNYSSESEEEDDQVQPEKEAEKKPEPVLTFPVPEESLRHIIDKTATYVIKNGRQFEETLRTKSVERFSFLLPANEYYPYYLYKVTGDVDAASKEEKTRKAAAVAAALMSKKGLSFGGAAAAASGNNVDKAPEASDEEGSSSAAVEHVRPGMPDSVQRAIKQVETQLLARTAGQKANATASSSCSSPQKEQRQAEERVKDKLAQIAREKLNGMISREKQLQLERKRKAMAFLNQIKGEGATMGSAAPVVGPNPPESAAGAATADSDEESGDSVRSIPITYFGPDDDDEVADQRPEVRLKRSAQEDEEDDDEEDGGDLEKYNLLNDDSTNTFTSKPVLPPTAAPPPPAVLLSDDDDVQLVATTSSRSSSSRHRKTHRRSRSRSKHDRSSGSSASSRESSRRRRQKSSRRSREPSSIPPRKSQQPSTQRTKTPKKRRRSKSRSRSRSTRRSRSRSILRTKRRSRSRSSSGRNAEQRRQQERRRTPTKKSHKRHKRRRRSSSP, from the exons ATGATGCCCTACAATGTGCGAAACGCCGGTGGCGGAAGCGTTGGCGGAATCCTGCGGCGCACTGGCCAAGGATCGGGAGCCGGCAGCACGATGCTAAGCAATGGAAACAGCGCGGGCGGACAGGGAGCCGGAGCGGTGGGCTCCTCGAGCGTGGAGAACCACAGACAAACGCCGTTGGAACTCCTCGTGTTTGGCTACGCCTGCAAGATTTTCCGGGATGACGAGAAGGCGCGGGAAATGGACCACGGCAAGCAGTTGATCCCCTGGATGGGCGATGTAAATCTCAAGATAGACAG ATACGATGTGCGTGGAGCCCTCTGCGAACTGGCGCCGCACGAGGCGCCACCAGGCGGATACGGCAACCGGCTGGAGTACTTGAGCGCCGAGGAGCAGCGCGCCGAGCAACTGTGCGAGGAGGAGCGCTACCTGTTTCTGTACAATAACGAGGAGGAGCTGCGACTGCGACAAG AAGAGGACCTGAAGCGACTGCAGCAGGAAACCTCCGGCGGCAGCTACAGCCAGGTGGGCTTCCAGTACGATGGCCAGTCGGCAGCCTCCTCCACTTCCTCCACGGCGCCCTCCCAGCTCTCGCCGAACTCCGAGGAGAGCGAGCTGCCCTTCGTCCTGCCCTACACCCTGATGATGGCACCGCCCCTGGACATGCAGCTG CCGGAAACGATGAAGCAGCACGCTATTATCGAGAAGACTGCGCGCTTCATCGCCACCCAGGGCGCCCAGATGGAAATTCTGATCAAGGCAAAGCAGGCGAATAACACGCAGTTCGACTTCCTGACCCAAGGCGGATACCTGCAGCCCTACTACCGTCACCTCTTGGCTGCCATCAAGGCAGCCAAGTTCCCGCCCGCACCAGAAACTCCGTTGGAGCAGCAGAATGCAGACAAGGAAGCACACTCGGCGGACGACGGCAACGAGGATGTCGCGGGTGGAAGGCGGAACCCCAACCAAGTGGTCATCACGGTGCCCACCATCAAGTACAAGCCCTCGGCCAACTGCGCCTACACCCAGCTCATAAGCAAGATCAAGGGCGTGCCCCTCCAAGCGGTCTTGCTGGAGGACGAGTCGAGCAATCCGGGAAACTCGCAGCACTCGGGCGGCACGGCCTCGCCCGCGCTTAGCTGTCGATCCGAAGGCCACAACAGCCAAGGTGGGGAGTTCACGCCCGTGCTGCTCCAGTACAACGGGAGTACCTTCACACACGAGGAGGAGTCGACGAACCGGGAGCAGCAGGATGAGGCCGATGGCGGCAGTGGCGAGCCACCGCAGGTGGAGCTGCTCAAGAATTCGAGTGCTCTGGCGTTGGCCCAAAACTACAGTTCCGAaagcgaggaggaggacgatcAGGTTCAGCCAGAAAAGGAGGCGGAAAAG AAACCGGAGCCCGTGCTAACGTTCCCCGTTCCGGAGGAGAGTCTAAGGCACATTATCGACAAGACGGCCACGTACGTAATCAAGAACGGACGCCAGTTCGAGGAGACCCTGCGCACGAAGAGCGTGGAAAGGTTCAGTTTCCTGCTGCCGGCCAATGAGTACTATCCATACTACCTGTACAAAGTGACGGGCGATGTGGATGCGGCTTCCAAGGAGGAGAAGACGAGGAAAGCAGCAGCCGTAGCTGCCGCCCTGATGTCAAAGAAGGGCCTAAGTtttggaggagcagcagcggcagcgagtGGAAACAATGTGGATAAGG CTCCT GAGGCCAGCGACGAGGAGGGCAGTTCGAGTGCCGCGGTGGAGCACGTGCGACCGGGCATGCCAGATAGTGTGCAGCGGGCGATCAAACAAGTGGAGACGCAGTTGCTGGCCAGGACTGCCGGGCAGAAGGCTAACGCCACGGCATCCTCCTCCTGTTCCTCGCCGCAAAAAGAGCAGCGGCAAG CTGAGGAGCGCGTTAAGGACAAGCTGGCGCAGATTGCCCGCGAGAAGCTGAACGGTATGATTTCCCGCGAGaagcagttgcagttggaaCGGAAGCGCAAGGCCATGGCCTTCctaaatcaaataaaag GTGAAGGTGCCACTATGGGCTCTGCTGCGCCTGTTGTCGGTCCCAATCCTCCAGAGTCCGCAGCGGGAGCTGCGACCGCCGACAGTGATGAGGAGTCTGGCGACTCTGTCCGTTCCATACCAATTACCTACTTTGGGcccgacgacgatgacgaagTTGCTGATCAGAGGCCTGAGGTGCGGCTCAAAAGGAGCGCgcaggaggatgaggaggacgacgatgaggaggaTGGCGGCGATCTGGAGAAGTACAACCTGCTCAATGACGACAGCACAAACACCTTCACCAGCAAACCCGTGCTTCCTCCCACCgctgctccacctcctcctgcCGTTCTCCTTTctgacgacgacgacgtcCAGCTTGTGGCAACTACCTCATCGCGGTCCTCCAGCTCGCGCCATCGCAAAACCCACCGCCGAAGCAGAAGTCGCAGCAAGCACGAccgcagcagtggcagcagcgcTTCTAGCCGAGAGTCCTCGCGCCGACGGCGGCAGAAGAGCAGCAGGCGTTCCAGGGAGCCATCATCGATCCCGCCACGTAAGTCGCAGCAGCCGTCAACGCAGCGAACAAAGACCCCCAAAAAGAGGAGGCGGAGTAAAAGTAGAAGCCGCTCCAGGAGCACTCGgcgcagcaggagcagaagcataCTGAGAACCAAACGGCGGAGCAGATCGCGCAGCTCCAGCGGCCGCAATGCGGAACAGCGACGCCAGCAGGAACGACGGCgcacgcccaccaagaagtcCCACAAGCGGCACAAGCGACGCAGGCGCAGCAGCTCCCCCTGA
- the LOC6523879 gene encoding uncharacterized protein LOC6523879 isoform X3 → MGLRGSESPIHGSSSAKSTVGCPARYSYVICSIPKFQRQYANELHGIPFLPGYKSPVAVSSSIQFTLDAPQVLTMLRSNLSLLIIGCCCLLFAVATRTPIPPRSCPENETYLTCGPDCQTECATLGKPCLIRHIRCPDACYCNEGFARNAGGTCIPIRQCSGGGYGN, encoded by the exons ATGGGACTACGTGGAAGTGAATCCCCCATTCATGGTTCATCTTCTGCGAAGTCGACTGTGGGATGCCCTGCACGCTATTCTTatgttat CTGTTCGATCCCAAAGTTCCAGCGCCAATACGCCAATGAGCTGCACGGTATACCCTTCCTTCCTGGCTATAAAAGTCCGGTGGCAGTGAGCTCATCGATTCAGTTTACTTTGGATGCCCCGCAAGTCTTGACGATGCTTCGCTCAAACCTTTCACTGCTGATCATCGGCTGTTGCTGCCTGCTTTTCGCCGTCGCCACGCGGACGCCCATCC CGCCACGCAGTTGCCCGGAGAACGAGACCTATCTGACCTGTGGTCCCGACTGCCAAACGGAGTGTGCCACGCTGGGAAAGCCCTGCCTCATCAGGCACATCCGATGCCCCGATGCCTGCTACTGCAACGAGGGCTTCGCCAGGAACGCCGGTGGCACGTGCATTCCCATTCGGCAGTGCAGCGGTGGTGGCTATGGAAACTGA
- the LOC6523879 gene encoding uncharacterized protein LOC6523879 isoform X4, with translation MPCTLFLCYCKSNLIIRASSCSIPKFQRQYANELHGIPFLPGYKSPVAVSSSIQFTLDAPQVLTMLRSNLSLLIIGCCCLLFAVATRTPIPPRSCPENETYLTCGPDCQTECATLGKPCLIRHIRCPDACYCNEGFARNAGGTCIPIRQCSGGGYGN, from the exons ATGCCCTGCACGCTATTCTTatgttat TGTAAAAGTAACCTAATTATCCGTGCCAGTAGCTGTTCGATCCCAAAGTTCCAGCGCCAATACGCCAATGAGCTGCACGGTATACCCTTCCTTCCTGGCTATAAAAGTCCGGTGGCAGTGAGCTCATCGATTCAGTTTACTTTGGATGCCCCGCAAGTCTTGACGATGCTTCGCTCAAACCTTTCACTGCTGATCATCGGCTGTTGCTGCCTGCTTTTCGCCGTCGCCACGCGGACGCCCATCC CGCCACGCAGTTGCCCGGAGAACGAGACCTATCTGACCTGTGGTCCCGACTGCCAAACGGAGTGTGCCACGCTGGGAAAGCCCTGCCTCATCAGGCACATCCGATGCCCCGATGCCTGCTACTGCAACGAGGGCTTCGCCAGGAACGCCGGTGGCACGTGCATTCCCATTCGGCAGTGCAGCGGTGGTGGCTATGGAAACTGA
- the LOC6523879 gene encoding uncharacterized protein LOC6523879 isoform X2, producing the protein MGLRGSESPIHGSSSAKSTVGCPARYSYVMYCKSNLIIRASSCSIPKFQRQYANELHGIPFLPGYKSPVAVSSSIQFTLDAPQVLTMLRSNLSLLIIGCCCLLFAVATRTPIPPRSCPENETYLTCGPDCQTECATLGKPCLIRHIRCPDACYCNEGFARNAGGTCIPIRQCSGGGYGN; encoded by the exons ATGGGACTACGTGGAAGTGAATCCCCCATTCATGGTTCATCTTCTGCGAAGTCGACTGTGGGATGCCCTGCACGCTATTCTTatgttatgtat TGTAAAAGTAACCTAATTATCCGTGCCAGTAGCTGTTCGATCCCAAAGTTCCAGCGCCAATACGCCAATGAGCTGCACGGTATACCCTTCCTTCCTGGCTATAAAAGTCCGGTGGCAGTGAGCTCATCGATTCAGTTTACTTTGGATGCCCCGCAAGTCTTGACGATGCTTCGCTCAAACCTTTCACTGCTGATCATCGGCTGTTGCTGCCTGCTTTTCGCCGTCGCCACGCGGACGCCCATCC CGCCACGCAGTTGCCCGGAGAACGAGACCTATCTGACCTGTGGTCCCGACTGCCAAACGGAGTGTGCCACGCTGGGAAAGCCCTGCCTCATCAGGCACATCCGATGCCCCGATGCCTGCTACTGCAACGAGGGCTTCGCCAGGAACGCCGGTGGCACGTGCATTCCCATTCGGCAGTGCAGCGGTGGTGGCTATGGAAACTGA
- the LOC6523880 gene encoding 27 kDa hemolymph protein yields the protein MSSWSLCALLLACAVHAVLGSVDLAASLDPSLLENVDVDQLKASYLPPGLQNANVTLADFQKLLQSKCEKANANLPKGSVNGTALGKSIEEAGLQLVECLAGLANVTEIQAEIEEASPKGDLDVVFEKYCLRLPQAKSCLKNFNDALLPCLTTDEKAHNAVLQRIADKLLEFICYKNGDQIALFIAEEGPECLQQSRDGIASCLNSSFAGYLPKAFSPEWDLPQLVLGPKQCVDLYAFETCTVTLLEKCRTITPSNIVESMFRYVRKESSCQPHIDRVKQQHRRALPLPLTSGSSASSVSPHLTWTSAASLLMATLLSRRLS from the coding sequence ATGTCGAGCTGGTCGCTTTGTGCGCTTCTTCTGGCCTGCGCGGTGCACGCCGTGCTTGGATCCGTGGACTTGGCTGCTTCCCTGGATCCCTCGCTGCTCGAGAACGTGGACGTGGACCAGCTGAAGGCCAGCTACCTGCCGCCGGGGCTGCAGAACGCCAATGTCACCTTGGCGGACTTCCAGAAGCTGCTGCAGTCGAAGTGCGAGAAGGCCAATGCCAACTTGCCGAAGGGCTCGGTGAACGGCACCGCACTGGGCAAGTCCATCGAGGAGGCGGGCCTGCAGCTGGTCGAGTGCCTCGCCGGATTGGCCAACGTGACGGAGATCCAGGCGGAGATCGAGGAGGCGAGTCCCAAGGGCGATCTGGACGTGGTCTTCGAGAAGTACTGCCTCCGCCTGCCGCAGGCCAAGAGCTGCCTCAAGAACTTCAACGACGCCCTGCTGCCCTGCCTGACCACGGATGAGAAGGCGCACAACGCGGTGCTGCAGAGGATCGCGGACAAGCTGCTGGAGTTCATATGCTACAAGAACGGCGACCAGATCGCCCTCTTCATCGCCGAGGAGGGACCCGAGTGCCTGCAGCAGAGTCGCGACGGCATCGCCAGCTGCCTGAACTCCTCCTTCGCCGGCTACCTGCCCAAGGCGTTCAGCCCGGAGTGGGACCTGCCCCAGCTGGTCCTGGGCCCGAAGCAGTGCGTCGATCTCTACGCCTTCGAGACCTGCACCGTCACTCTGCTCGAGAAGTGCCGCACGATCACGCCCAGCAACATTGTGGAGTCCATGTTCCGGTACGTGCGGAAGGAGTCCTCCTGCCAGCCCCACATCGACCGGGTCAAGCAGCAGCACCGCCGCgccctgcccctgcccctgaCCAGTGGATCATCCGCATCATCCGTATCCCCGCATCTCACCTGGACCTCCGCTGCGAGCCTGCTAATGGCCACTTTGCTCTCCCGACGACTCTCCTAG
- the LOC6523878 gene encoding protein suppressor of white apricot isoform X1 has translation MMPYNVRNAGGGSVGGILRRTGQGSGAGSTMLSNGNSAGGQGAGAVGSSSVENHRQTPLELLVFGYACKIFRDDEKAREMDHGKQLIPWMGDVNLKIDRYDVRGALCELAPHEAPPGGYGNRLEYLSAEEQRAEQLCEEERYLFLYNNEEELRLRQEEDLKRLQQETSGGSYSQVGFQYDGQSAASSTSSTAPSQLSPNSEESELPFVLPYTLMMAPPLDMQLPETMKQHAIIEKTARFIATQGAQMEILIKAKQANNTQFDFLTQGGYLQPYYRHLLAAIKAAKFPPAPETPLEQQNADKEAHSADDGNEDVAGGRRNPNQVVITVPTIKYKPSANCAYTQLISKIKGVPLQAVLLEDESSNPGNSQHSGGTASPALSCRSEGHNSQGGEFTPVLLQYNGSTFTHEEESTNREQQDEADGGSGEPPQVELLKNSSALALAQNYSSESEEEDDQVQPEKEAEKKPEPVLTFPVPEESLRHIIDKTATYVIKNGRQFEETLRTKSVERFSFLLPANEYYPYYLYKVTGDVDAASKEEKTRKAAAVAAALMSKKGLSFGGAAAAASGNNVDKAPVSFSIRARDDQGPLKHTLSQEASDEEGSSSAAVEHVRPGMPDSVQRAIKQVETQLLARTAGQKANATASSSCSSPQKEQRQAEERVKDKLAQIAREKLNGMISREKQLQLERKRKAMAFLNQIKGEGATMGSAAPVVGPNPPESAAGAATADSDEESGDSVRSIPITYFGPDDDDEVADQRPEVRLKRSAQEDEEDDDEEDGGDLEKYNLLNDDSTNTFTSKPVLPPTAAPPPPAVLLSDDDDVQLVATTSSRSSSSRHRKTHRRSRSRSKHDRSSGSSASSRESSRRRRQKSSRRSREPSSIPPRKSQQPSTQRTKTPKKRRRSKSRSRSRSTRRSRSRSILRTKRRSRSRSSSGRNAEQRRQQERRRTPTKKSHKRHKRRRRSSSP, from the exons ATGATGCCCTACAATGTGCGAAACGCCGGTGGCGGAAGCGTTGGCGGAATCCTGCGGCGCACTGGCCAAGGATCGGGAGCCGGCAGCACGATGCTAAGCAATGGAAACAGCGCGGGCGGACAGGGAGCCGGAGCGGTGGGCTCCTCGAGCGTGGAGAACCACAGACAAACGCCGTTGGAACTCCTCGTGTTTGGCTACGCCTGCAAGATTTTCCGGGATGACGAGAAGGCGCGGGAAATGGACCACGGCAAGCAGTTGATCCCCTGGATGGGCGATGTAAATCTCAAGATAGACAG ATACGATGTGCGTGGAGCCCTCTGCGAACTGGCGCCGCACGAGGCGCCACCAGGCGGATACGGCAACCGGCTGGAGTACTTGAGCGCCGAGGAGCAGCGCGCCGAGCAACTGTGCGAGGAGGAGCGCTACCTGTTTCTGTACAATAACGAGGAGGAGCTGCGACTGCGACAAG AAGAGGACCTGAAGCGACTGCAGCAGGAAACCTCCGGCGGCAGCTACAGCCAGGTGGGCTTCCAGTACGATGGCCAGTCGGCAGCCTCCTCCACTTCCTCCACGGCGCCCTCCCAGCTCTCGCCGAACTCCGAGGAGAGCGAGCTGCCCTTCGTCCTGCCCTACACCCTGATGATGGCACCGCCCCTGGACATGCAGCTG CCGGAAACGATGAAGCAGCACGCTATTATCGAGAAGACTGCGCGCTTCATCGCCACCCAGGGCGCCCAGATGGAAATTCTGATCAAGGCAAAGCAGGCGAATAACACGCAGTTCGACTTCCTGACCCAAGGCGGATACCTGCAGCCCTACTACCGTCACCTCTTGGCTGCCATCAAGGCAGCCAAGTTCCCGCCCGCACCAGAAACTCCGTTGGAGCAGCAGAATGCAGACAAGGAAGCACACTCGGCGGACGACGGCAACGAGGATGTCGCGGGTGGAAGGCGGAACCCCAACCAAGTGGTCATCACGGTGCCCACCATCAAGTACAAGCCCTCGGCCAACTGCGCCTACACCCAGCTCATAAGCAAGATCAAGGGCGTGCCCCTCCAAGCGGTCTTGCTGGAGGACGAGTCGAGCAATCCGGGAAACTCGCAGCACTCGGGCGGCACGGCCTCGCCCGCGCTTAGCTGTCGATCCGAAGGCCACAACAGCCAAGGTGGGGAGTTCACGCCCGTGCTGCTCCAGTACAACGGGAGTACCTTCACACACGAGGAGGAGTCGACGAACCGGGAGCAGCAGGATGAGGCCGATGGCGGCAGTGGCGAGCCACCGCAGGTGGAGCTGCTCAAGAATTCGAGTGCTCTGGCGTTGGCCCAAAACTACAGTTCCGAaagcgaggaggaggacgatcAGGTTCAGCCAGAAAAGGAGGCGGAAAAG AAACCGGAGCCCGTGCTAACGTTCCCCGTTCCGGAGGAGAGTCTAAGGCACATTATCGACAAGACGGCCACGTACGTAATCAAGAACGGACGCCAGTTCGAGGAGACCCTGCGCACGAAGAGCGTGGAAAGGTTCAGTTTCCTGCTGCCGGCCAATGAGTACTATCCATACTACCTGTACAAAGTGACGGGCGATGTGGATGCGGCTTCCAAGGAGGAGAAGACGAGGAAAGCAGCAGCCGTAGCTGCCGCCCTGATGTCAAAGAAGGGCCTAAGTtttggaggagcagcagcggcagcgagtGGAAACAATGTGGATAAGG CTCCTGTAAGTTTCTCCATACGGGCTCGGGATGACCAAGGTCCATTGAAACACACTTTATCGCAGGAGGCCAGCGACGAGGAGGGCAGTTCGAGTGCCGCGGTGGAGCACGTGCGACCGGGCATGCCAGATAGTGTGCAGCGGGCGATCAAACAAGTGGAGACGCAGTTGCTGGCCAGGACTGCCGGGCAGAAGGCTAACGCCACGGCATCCTCCTCCTGTTCCTCGCCGCAAAAAGAGCAGCGGCAAG CTGAGGAGCGCGTTAAGGACAAGCTGGCGCAGATTGCCCGCGAGAAGCTGAACGGTATGATTTCCCGCGAGaagcagttgcagttggaaCGGAAGCGCAAGGCCATGGCCTTCctaaatcaaataaaag GTGAAGGTGCCACTATGGGCTCTGCTGCGCCTGTTGTCGGTCCCAATCCTCCAGAGTCCGCAGCGGGAGCTGCGACCGCCGACAGTGATGAGGAGTCTGGCGACTCTGTCCGTTCCATACCAATTACCTACTTTGGGcccgacgacgatgacgaagTTGCTGATCAGAGGCCTGAGGTGCGGCTCAAAAGGAGCGCgcaggaggatgaggaggacgacgatgaggaggaTGGCGGCGATCTGGAGAAGTACAACCTGCTCAATGACGACAGCACAAACACCTTCACCAGCAAACCCGTGCTTCCTCCCACCgctgctccacctcctcctgcCGTTCTCCTTTctgacgacgacgacgtcCAGCTTGTGGCAACTACCTCATCGCGGTCCTCCAGCTCGCGCCATCGCAAAACCCACCGCCGAAGCAGAAGTCGCAGCAAGCACGAccgcagcagtggcagcagcgcTTCTAGCCGAGAGTCCTCGCGCCGACGGCGGCAGAAGAGCAGCAGGCGTTCCAGGGAGCCATCATCGATCCCGCCACGTAAGTCGCAGCAGCCGTCAACGCAGCGAACAAAGACCCCCAAAAAGAGGAGGCGGAGTAAAAGTAGAAGCCGCTCCAGGAGCACTCGgcgcagcaggagcagaagcataCTGAGAACCAAACGGCGGAGCAGATCGCGCAGCTCCAGCGGCCGCAATGCGGAACAGCGACGCCAGCAGGAACGACGGCgcacgcccaccaagaagtcCCACAAGCGGCACAAGCGACGCAGGCGCAGCAGCTCCCCCTGA